Proteins from a single region of Pseudomonas sp. BSw22131:
- a CDS encoding D-alanyl-D-alanine carboxypeptidase family protein, giving the protein MTPSPPQLSAQAWVLMDAASGDIITSHAEHEHLPPASLTKLMTVYVATNEIQANRLKADDLVTISENAWRTEGSRMFLDPRSQVSVHDLLSGIVIDSGNDASVALLEHVAGSQDSFADLMNATAQKLGLTDTHFINPTGLPAPEHYSSAEDMARLARAIITDESAYYGLYKQKYFTWNNIRQPNRNLLLWRDKSVDGLKTGHTEAAGYCMVTSAVRDGRRLITAVFGSTSMNNRANDAQKLLSYGFRFYDTQTYTKAGQVLARPVLWKGEQRTLEVGLLDDISLTLPKNQNRKLETRLNLDDPLVAPIAQGAVVGSLELYEGDQKLASRPLIALQDGESAGWWIRTWDSLKLFIRGFFNSEDT; this is encoded by the coding sequence ATGACCCCTTCCCCCCCACAATTGAGCGCTCAAGCATGGGTGCTCATGGATGCCGCCAGTGGCGACATCATCACCAGCCACGCCGAGCACGAGCACTTGCCGCCCGCCAGCCTGACCAAGCTGATGACGGTGTACGTGGCCACCAATGAAATCCAGGCCAACCGCCTCAAAGCCGATGATCTGGTGACGATCAGCGAGAACGCGTGGCGCACTGAAGGCTCGCGCATGTTTCTTGATCCGCGCAGTCAGGTGTCGGTGCATGATTTGTTGAGTGGCATCGTCATCGATTCAGGCAACGATGCCAGCGTCGCGCTTTTGGAACACGTGGCGGGCAGCCAAGACAGCTTTGCTGATTTGATGAACGCCACCGCCCAAAAGCTTGGCCTCACCGACACCCACTTCATCAATCCCACCGGCCTGCCAGCGCCAGAGCATTATTCTTCTGCCGAAGACATGGCCAGGCTGGCCCGCGCGATCATCACCGATGAGTCCGCCTACTACGGGCTGTATAAGCAAAAATACTTCACCTGGAACAACATCCGTCAGCCCAACCGAAACCTGTTGCTGTGGCGTGACAAGTCGGTCGACGGCCTGAAAACCGGCCACACCGAAGCGGCGGGCTACTGCATGGTCACTTCAGCGGTACGTGACGGCCGGCGCTTGATCACGGCGGTGTTCGGTTCGACGTCGATGAACAATCGCGCGAACGACGCCCAAAAGTTGCTGAGCTATGGCTTCCGGTTCTATGACACCCAGACTTATACGAAGGCCGGGCAAGTGCTGGCCCGACCGGTGCTCTGGAAAGGCGAGCAACGCACACTGGAAGTGGGCTTGCTCGACGATATTTCGCTGACCCTGCCCAAGAATCAAAACCGCAAGCTAGAAACCCGCCTCAATCTGGATGACCCGCTGGTTGCGCCCATCGCACAGGGCGCGGTGGTCGGTAGCCTGGAACTTTATGAAGGTGATCAGAAACTCGCGTCTCGCCCATTGATCGCGCTGCAAGACGGCGAATCCGCAGGCTGGTGGATCCGCACCTGGGATTCGCTGAAGCTGTTCATTCGCGGGTTCTTCAACTCGGAAGATACGTGA
- a CDS encoding sensor histidine kinase has product MFWSKKTDRWRSSNSRLIGLYALFFVAWGAIFTGVLYWEISHYLGTVAERTLMQRAHYYQKVDNATLVSELAGSEVYSTPGIDAYGLFEADGQHLTGDLLKLRSSLPDDGRVHYLERGLSIALPSEETRSSYALRQSRADGRILILARDGGSISAVGGIIGQALFWGLSLTLIPGLIGWRLLRRRPIRRVERLQSSTESIVSGNLRERLPLSPRRDELDMLAHAVNTMLEHIEQLMLEVKSVCDGIAHDLRTPLTRLRARLYQLQQLPLQPAHAETLNLALEESESIMSRFQGLLRISELEDTRRRSGFELFEPRSLLQQAQEFYEPLAQEKNQRLVLQVNGDCPALRGDVSLLFEALVNLMDNAVKFTPPGGEIYLRCQRLEHSLSIEVIDNGLGIAPEERSSVTRRLYRGDATRQQPGHGLGLSLVAAVARLHGYSLSVEAGDDGRGTRVILDCPLLSSRPHAT; this is encoded by the coding sequence ATGTTCTGGTCGAAAAAAACTGACCGCTGGCGCTCCAGCAACAGTCGTCTGATTGGGCTGTATGCGCTGTTTTTTGTCGCGTGGGGCGCGATTTTCACCGGCGTGCTGTACTGGGAGATCTCCCATTATCTGGGCACAGTGGCCGAACGAACGCTGATGCAACGGGCGCATTACTACCAAAAAGTCGATAACGCCACGCTGGTATCGGAGCTGGCGGGTAGCGAGGTTTACTCCACGCCCGGCATCGACGCGTATGGCCTGTTCGAAGCTGACGGCCAGCATCTGACAGGCGATTTGCTCAAGTTGCGTTCAAGCCTGCCGGACGATGGGCGTGTGCATTATCTGGAACGCGGCTTGAGCATTGCCCTGCCCAGTGAAGAAACCCGCAGCAGTTATGCGCTCAGACAGAGCCGGGCCGATGGGCGGATTCTGATTCTGGCCCGGGATGGCGGCTCTATTTCGGCGGTCGGCGGCATCATCGGTCAGGCTTTGTTCTGGGGGCTCTCGCTGACCCTGATTCCCGGGCTGATTGGCTGGCGGCTGTTACGCAGGCGCCCCATTCGCAGGGTGGAGCGGCTACAGAGCAGCACTGAAAGCATTGTTTCGGGCAACCTGCGCGAGCGCTTGCCGCTCTCCCCTCGTCGCGACGAACTCGACATGCTCGCCCATGCCGTCAACACCATGCTTGAGCACATCGAGCAACTGATGCTGGAAGTCAAAAGCGTGTGTGACGGCATCGCCCATGATTTGCGCACGCCGCTGACTCGCTTGCGCGCGCGCTTGTACCAGTTGCAGCAATTGCCGTTACAACCGGCGCATGCTGAGACGCTCAATCTGGCGCTGGAAGAAAGCGAATCGATCATGTCCAGATTTCAGGGGCTGCTGCGTATTTCAGAACTGGAGGACACTCGACGTCGCTCGGGTTTCGAGCTGTTTGAGCCCCGGTCACTGCTGCAGCAGGCGCAGGAGTTTTATGAACCGCTGGCGCAGGAAAAAAACCAACGGCTGGTCCTTCAAGTGAATGGAGACTGTCCGGCGCTTCGGGGCGACGTTTCACTGCTGTTCGAGGCGCTGGTCAATCTGATGGATAACGCCGTCAAATTCACCCCGCCGGGTGGCGAGATTTACCTGCGTTGCCAGCGCCTGGAGCACAGCCTGAGCATTGAGGTGATCGACAATGGCCTTGGCATTGCGCCCGAAGAGCGCAGCAGCGTGACCCGCAGGCTTTATCGTGGCGATGCAACGCGCCAGCAACCGGGCCACGGACTTGGGTTGTCACTGGTGGCGGCTGTCGCGCGTTTGCACGGATACAGTCTGTCTGTCGAAGCGGGCGATGACGGCCGGGGCACCCGCGTGATCCTCGATTGCCCTTTGCTGTCGTCCCGGCCGCACGCTACTTAA
- a CDS encoding response regulator transcription factor, translating into MNRALVIEDDEVTAHAIMSELAAHGFSAQWANNGREGLALAIAGGHEVITLDRMLPDFDGLTIVSTLRQLAIQTPVLMISALSDVDERVRGLRSGGDDYLTKPFSMVEMIARMEVLLRDPVPGNESHCLSLGSLRIDLIEQAVTLDGEAVTLLPTEFKLLTYLMRNAKQLVTRTMLFQEVWGYHFDPGTNIIDVHIGRLRKKIEGTAAPVIQTIRGSGYVLVEKN; encoded by the coding sequence ATGAATCGTGCTTTAGTGATTGAGGACGACGAAGTCACCGCTCACGCCATCATGTCCGAACTCGCCGCACACGGTTTCAGTGCCCAATGGGCGAACAATGGCCGCGAAGGCCTGGCGCTGGCGATTGCCGGAGGACACGAGGTGATCACGCTGGACCGGATGTTGCCCGATTTCGACGGCCTGACCATTGTCAGCACATTGCGTCAGCTGGCGATTCAGACGCCTGTGTTGATGATCAGCGCTTTGTCGGACGTCGATGAGCGTGTGCGCGGGCTACGCTCGGGGGGTGACGATTACCTGACCAAGCCGTTCTCGATGGTCGAGATGATCGCGCGCATGGAGGTTCTGCTGCGCGATCCAGTGCCCGGCAACGAAAGCCATTGCCTGAGCCTGGGCAGCCTGCGGATCGACCTGATCGAGCAAGCCGTGACCCTCGACGGCGAGGCCGTCACGCTATTACCAACAGAGTTCAAGTTGCTGACGTACCTGATGCGCAACGCCAAACAATTGGTTACCCGCACCATGCTGTTTCAGGAAGTCTGGGGTTATCACTTCGATCCCGGCACCAACATCATCGACGTCCACATCGGTCGTCTGCGCAAGAAAATCGAAGGCACGGCAGCGCCGGTCATCCAGACGATTCGCGGGTCAGGTTATGTTCTGGTCGAAAAAAACTGA
- a CDS encoding substrate-binding domain-containing protein: protein MPSVRRLLKPLLLSCLLLSPDLSDAADVTKPAAVTLTLLSSAGIIGAIQAVAPEYEKLTGVRVKVQPAASLGQSPQAIPQRLDRGEPADIVLMVGSGLDRLVAQGQVDKDTRVDLGKAFIAMAVREGTPKPYIGTLAAFRQTLIDADSVAYSDGISGAYLSHWLFVNMKLAPRFLARSRMISTEPVAAAVARGDAWLGLEQLSQLKLVSGIDIVGLIPDSVQQMTLYAGAVVKGSAHPAQAKALLDYLGSEKARDAIERSGLAAVH from the coding sequence ATGCCCTCCGTGCGCCGTTTGCTCAAGCCTCTGTTGCTGTCATGCCTGTTGTTGAGCCCGGATTTAAGCGACGCTGCCGACGTCACCAAACCTGCGGCAGTGACCCTGACGCTGCTGAGTTCGGCAGGCATCATCGGCGCCATACAGGCTGTTGCGCCCGAGTACGAAAAACTCACGGGCGTCAGGGTTAAAGTGCAGCCCGCGGCTTCTTTGGGGCAGTCCCCACAGGCCATTCCCCAGCGCCTTGATCGAGGTGAACCTGCAGACATCGTGTTGATGGTCGGATCCGGGCTGGACAGGCTGGTCGCGCAGGGCCAGGTCGATAAAGACACGCGAGTCGATCTGGGCAAGGCGTTCATCGCCATGGCCGTGCGAGAAGGGACGCCCAAGCCTTACATCGGCACGCTGGCGGCCTTTCGCCAGACCTTGATCGACGCAGACTCAGTGGCCTACTCCGATGGCATCAGCGGCGCTTACCTGTCGCATTGGCTGTTTGTGAACATGAAGCTGGCTCCGCGCTTTCTGGCCAGATCCAGGATGATTTCAACCGAACCCGTGGCCGCCGCCGTTGCCCGGGGCGACGCCTGGCTTGGACTTGAGCAGCTGAGCCAACTCAAATTGGTGAGTGGAATAGATATCGTCGGGCTCATCCCCGACAGCGTGCAGCAAATGACGCTGTATGCCGGTGCAGTGGTGAAAGGCAGCGCGCACCCGGCGCAAGCGAAGGCGTTGCTCGATTACCTGGGTTCGGAGAAAGCCCGTGATGCGATTGAGCGCAGCGGATTGGCAGCGGTGCATTGA
- a CDS encoding LysR substrate-binding domain-containing protein, with protein MSRAIPLIALRTFVEVCKVGSMKRAADHLCVSPAAVSQQIKGLEDQIGRRLFERDAKGIQLTANGRTLFEELSDTFDVIEKAWSGASLKPLRQTRLAISTTSTIASAWLIPALGDFKERYPNIEISIQICNGLSDLKHGHVDISIQREMTSSPDNHATRLWSSYLIPVCSPKLLAKQRSIETPQDCLTFPLLQDTERNYWKVWMNAFGMGKRKIIQGSSYGDESLLISAACAGQGIALVNNVFACEALKSKRLVQVLDATSDLKFDYFVYCPKERREEWAIDAFMKWAVQQAGKSAHGHVRNGADMKVA; from the coding sequence ATGAGCCGAGCGATACCGTTGATTGCGCTTCGCACCTTTGTCGAAGTCTGCAAAGTTGGCAGTATGAAACGCGCCGCTGATCATCTGTGCGTATCCCCCGCCGCTGTCAGTCAGCAAATCAAAGGACTTGAAGATCAGATCGGCCGACGTCTGTTTGAACGCGACGCTAAAGGGATTCAACTGACGGCCAACGGTCGCACGTTGTTCGAAGAGTTATCCGACACGTTCGATGTGATTGAGAAGGCGTGGTCCGGCGCATCGCTCAAACCACTCAGGCAAACCCGTCTGGCAATCAGCACCACGTCGACCATCGCCAGTGCCTGGTTGATTCCGGCGCTGGGTGACTTCAAGGAGCGTTACCCGAATATCGAAATATCGATTCAGATTTGCAACGGTCTTTCGGACCTCAAGCATGGGCATGTGGATATCTCGATCCAGCGGGAGATGACCAGCAGCCCGGACAATCACGCCACGCGGTTGTGGTCCTCGTATCTGATCCCGGTGTGCAGCCCCAAATTGCTGGCCAAGCAACGCAGCATTGAAACCCCGCAGGACTGCCTGACCTTCCCGTTGCTGCAAGACACCGAACGCAATTACTGGAAGGTGTGGATGAACGCGTTCGGCATGGGCAAGCGCAAGATCATTCAGGGCTCGAGCTATGGCGACGAGTCCCTGCTGATCAGCGCGGCTTGCGCAGGTCAGGGGATTGCGCTGGTGAACAATGTGTTCGCCTGCGAAGCCCTTAAATCCAAACGTCTGGTGCAGGTGCTGGATGCAACCTCGGATCTGAAGTTCGATTACTTCGTGTATTGCCCCAAGGAGCGCCGCGAGGAATGGGCGATTGACGCGTTCATGAAATGGGCGGTGCAGCAGGCCGGCAAGTCGGCGCATGGGCATGTGCGCAACGGCGCGGACATGAAAGTGGCGTAA
- a CDS encoding DMT family transporter has translation MKLSDYVRLFLLAAIWGASFLFMRIAAPVLGALPTAFFRVSLGAVGLAVILFVLKTRIDFNGKLKATLILGVINSGIPFLMYSMAALLLPAGYSAIFNATTPLMGVLIGSMFFSESLTVKKAAGVLIGLMGITLLTTTGPVMLSSTVVMGALACLVATTCYGAAGFLTKRWVADKGGLDAKLVAFGSQIGATLFLTPFFGISATVNPPASWGGSTVWLALAAVGFICTACAYILYFRLVADIGPVRSLTVTFLIPPFGVLWGVMFLGESLSIAHAYGGGLICLAVWFVLSKSKPRPLETGPKTATS, from the coding sequence ATGAAATTATCCGACTACGTGCGACTATTTTTGCTGGCAGCGATATGGGGAGCCAGTTTTCTTTTCATGCGTATTGCTGCGCCGGTATTGGGTGCACTGCCCACCGCCTTCTTTCGCGTTTCACTGGGCGCCGTGGGTCTGGCCGTTATTCTGTTTGTTCTCAAGACCCGGATTGATTTCAACGGCAAATTGAAAGCGACGCTGATATTGGGCGTGATCAACTCCGGTATTCCGTTTTTGATGTACAGCATGGCGGCCCTGTTATTACCGGCCGGTTATTCAGCCATATTCAACGCAACCACCCCGTTGATGGGCGTGTTGATCGGTTCTATGTTTTTCAGTGAGTCCCTGACGGTAAAAAAAGCCGCTGGCGTGTTGATTGGCTTGATGGGTATCACGCTGCTCACGACCACCGGCCCGGTGATGTTGTCGAGCACCGTGGTCATGGGCGCGCTGGCGTGTCTGGTCGCTACCACGTGCTACGGCGCAGCAGGATTTCTGACCAAACGCTGGGTCGCTGATAAAGGCGGCCTGGACGCAAAACTGGTGGCGTTTGGTAGCCAGATCGGCGCAACGCTGTTTCTCACGCCGTTTTTCGGCATCTCCGCCACGGTCAACCCACCGGCCAGCTGGGGCGGCTCAACTGTCTGGCTGGCGCTGGCCGCGGTCGGTTTTATCTGCACGGCGTGTGCGTACATTTTGTACTTCCGCCTGGTGGCCGATATCGGTCCGGTCAGGTCCTTGACCGTCACCTTCCTCATTCCGCCGTTCGGCGTGTTATGGGGCGTTATGTTCCTCGGTGAAAGTCTTTCGATTGCCCACGCTTACGGTGGAGGGCTCATCTGCCTGGCGGTCTGGTTTGTGCTCAGCAAGAGCAAGCCCAGGCCACTTGAGACCGGGCCGAAGACCGCCACAAGTTAA
- the gcvA gene encoding transcriptional regulator GcvA: MKFPPLHALLCFEATGRHASMKSAAGELFVTPAAISQQIAKLEKAVGVQLFIRNTKRLELTAEGKIYLRAIRPALGQISDATQRLMSDNGPNSITISCTSGFAMQWLMPRLPDFQALCPDVEVLISTTNRLVDLLGDGVDFAVRHGMGRYPGLEVEMLINDRLQPVCSPSLLPDSKFLSSPIDLKSYTLLHDEHREDWGLWLRAVGVENTEAAVQRGSVFVDSNGVIEAALAGMGIALVRRSLIREELASGRLVVPFRVTIDTPIAYYLVYDETAILPKSSRQFRDWLTAQAISSQREFTTR; encoded by the coding sequence ATGAAATTCCCGCCTTTGCACGCCTTGCTCTGCTTCGAAGCGACGGGGCGTCACGCGAGCATGAAGAGCGCGGCGGGCGAGCTTTTCGTCACGCCTGCAGCGATCAGCCAGCAGATCGCCAAACTGGAAAAAGCCGTCGGCGTGCAGTTGTTCATCCGCAACACCAAGCGTCTGGAACTGACCGCTGAAGGCAAGATTTACCTGCGGGCCATTCGCCCTGCACTGGGTCAGATTTCCGATGCCACCCAGCGACTCATGAGCGACAACGGTCCCAACTCCATCACCATCAGTTGCACCAGCGGTTTTGCAATGCAGTGGTTAATGCCGCGATTGCCGGATTTCCAGGCGCTTTGTCCTGACGTAGAAGTGCTCATCAGCACCACCAACCGGCTGGTTGATCTGCTCGGTGACGGCGTGGATTTCGCTGTGCGTCACGGCATGGGCCGCTACCCGGGACTTGAGGTCGAGATGTTGATAAACGACCGTTTGCAGCCTGTGTGCAGTCCGAGTCTGCTGCCCGATTCCAAGTTCTTGTCATCGCCCATAGACCTGAAAAGCTACACGCTGCTACATGACGAGCATCGGGAGGACTGGGGCTTGTGGTTGCGTGCCGTAGGCGTTGAAAACACGGAAGCGGCGGTGCAGCGGGGATCGGTTTTCGTGGATTCCAACGGGGTGATCGAGGCTGCGCTGGCGGGTATGGGCATTGCGTTGGTGCGCCGTTCGCTGATCCGGGAAGAACTTGCCTCCGGTCGGTTGGTGGTGCCATTCCGGGTGACCATCGACACCCCGATTGCGTATTACCTGGTGTATGACGAAACCGCGATCCTGCCCAAATCAAGTCGTCAATTTCGTGATTGGCTGACTGCTCAGGCCATCTCAAGCCAGCGTGAATTCACTACGCGTTAG
- a CDS encoding cupin domain-containing protein yields the protein MTDFQIFRPMAWEKLVHEYDLDGARLLPWAGYPTPIGGGWCVVRPHTKSLSHTQIDQEFFIGIKGTAKLVVGDQTYPFVMGDIAAIPKHTDHYVLNDTDEDFHFYVVWWDRDSANRFLDEDAQQGAPLQHVSMQQMPVHDVSEQRTS from the coding sequence ATGACGGACTTTCAAATATTTCGTCCTATGGCGTGGGAAAAACTGGTCCATGAATATGATCTGGATGGCGCCAGGCTGCTGCCGTGGGCCGGTTACCCGACACCGATTGGTGGCGGCTGGTGTGTGGTGCGACCTCACACTAAATCCTTGTCGCACACGCAGATTGACCAAGAGTTTTTCATCGGCATCAAGGGCACCGCAAAGTTAGTCGTGGGCGACCAGACCTATCCCTTCGTGATGGGCGACATTGCCGCTATCCCCAAGCACACCGATCACTATGTGCTCAACGACACCGACGAAGACTTCCACTTTTACGTGGTGTGGTGGGATCGCGATTCCGCCAATCGTTTTCTCGATGAAGATGCTCAACAGGGCGCGCCACTGCAGCATGTTTCGATGCAGCAGATGCCTGTGCATGACGTCTCCGAACAGAGGACGTCTTAA
- a CDS encoding methionine--tRNA ligase encodes MAKLLVTITPPTPNGDLHIGHMAGPFLAADIYTRAQRQRGHDCTLVSYSDDYQSYMLRRSIELDRPAQELAVENTDKINETLKMMGIQVDFWMRPYRNNYFKKAVEEVYEFAVKAGAVYKKVSQEPYCEQCDKWGYEAFGRGNCDHCGADSDASQCEECAHTPNASKMTGFHCKLCASPMIWRPIEREFLALSNFRHYLQSTFEHVPLRPFIRRFLSEEMRLGPADWGITRPHDGGFDLKADGTRRIHTWFMGLSGYLAAFREYLNEHKQAPWEYDEYCRSGKGRLVHFLGYDCAFSHMVVYPSLLHTMHGYRMRQTFYTNQFLTLNGKNLSTSRNYAIWARDLVAEACTDSARFYLALIAPEQDTDDFDVEKFNTWRDQTFNEVLVKLAAQAERERVDGDNLKVNSTDASAIKALVARWFEVTSVDHFSMKGLAVLLSDVINAARDRQSMGKRILPYMALIGAIGAPVFPDLARDILRYCRLTEKEVLQQLVYISAVEYEI; translated from the coding sequence ATGGCCAAGTTGCTGGTGACCATTACTCCGCCTACACCCAATGGCGATCTGCACATCGGTCATATGGCCGGCCCGTTTCTGGCGGCCGATATTTATACCCGAGCACAGCGTCAACGCGGTCACGACTGCACGCTGGTTTCTTATTCGGACGACTACCAGTCCTACATGCTCCGCCGCTCCATTGAACTGGATCGCCCGGCTCAGGAGCTGGCTGTCGAGAACACCGACAAGATCAATGAAACACTCAAGATGATGGGTATTCAGGTGGATTTCTGGATGCGCCCTTATCGCAACAACTACTTCAAAAAGGCCGTCGAAGAAGTCTACGAGTTCGCTGTAAAGGCGGGCGCGGTATACAAGAAGGTCAGCCAGGAACCGTATTGCGAGCAGTGCGATAAATGGGGCTATGAGGCCTTTGGTCGTGGCAATTGTGACCATTGCGGCGCGGACTCCGACGCCAGTCAATGCGAGGAATGCGCGCACACGCCCAATGCCTCGAAGATGACCGGCTTCCATTGCAAGTTGTGCGCATCACCGATGATCTGGCGGCCGATAGAGCGCGAGTTTCTCGCCCTGTCCAACTTCCGCCATTACTTGCAGAGCACCTTCGAGCATGTGCCGTTGCGGCCCTTCATTCGGCGGTTTCTGAGTGAGGAAATGCGCCTTGGGCCTGCCGATTGGGGCATCACCCGGCCACATGACGGAGGCTTTGACCTCAAGGCCGATGGCACCCGCCGGATTCACACCTGGTTCATGGGTCTGTCGGGGTATCTGGCGGCCTTTCGCGAGTACCTCAACGAGCACAAACAAGCGCCTTGGGAGTACGACGAGTATTGCCGTTCAGGTAAAGGCCGGCTGGTGCATTTTCTGGGTTATGACTGCGCGTTCAGCCACATGGTGGTGTACCCGTCGCTGCTGCACACCATGCACGGCTATCGCATGCGGCAGACTTTTTACACCAATCAGTTTCTGACGCTCAACGGCAAGAACCTGTCCACCAGCCGCAACTACGCCATCTGGGCGCGCGACCTGGTGGCCGAAGCCTGCACCGACAGCGCACGGTTTTATCTGGCGCTGATCGCACCCGAGCAGGACACCGATGATTTCGATGTAGAAAAATTCAACACCTGGCGCGATCAGACCTTCAACGAAGTGTTGGTAAAGCTCGCCGCCCAGGCCGAGCGTGAGCGTGTCGACGGCGACAACCTCAAGGTCAATTCCACCGATGCCTCAGCGATCAAGGCGCTGGTTGCGCGCTGGTTCGAGGTCACGTCGGTGGATCATTTCTCGATGAAAGGCCTGGCTGTGCTGTTGTCCGACGTGATCAACGCTGCGCGAGACCGCCAATCCATGGGCAAACGGATTTTGCCGTACATGGCACTTATCGGCGCCATAGGTGCTCCGGTGTTTCCGGACCTTGCCAGGGACATCCTGCGTTACTGCCGGCTTACCGAAAAAGAAGTGCTGCAACAGTTGGTGTACATCAGCGCTGTCGAGTACGAGATCTGA
- a CDS encoding NAD(P)/FAD-dependent oxidoreductase — MKTSFDVIVIGAGVMGASIAAALVERGLDVALLERGMVAGQGATRYSGGIVRGLELDPALRPLTAKGAHTGGTGIVHALFEQSMKRTGVAYIARSEVCGAYLDAMGSEDSLNVELHASVNALDNGRFAPYCAGECLLIERNGGIVDARSSVLNLCRYVGEKGLMLDNLGVDGCEEEDGHVKVHAGLLCLEATWVVDACGASGSIARPEHSVHARTIPFTRFACDQAPSMPIIAHTLNTYLLPLSPHLAQAGGQYRNRADCASELNLAVMDNERDVMERMARLGYGPHCMPLVTKIASDAYTEDGRPLIGRSSPDSHIYLATGFCGIGFKMAPKVAELLTYELSAHMAGLQIDVAHRLMMEAYLPSRFASVVMS; from the coding sequence ATGAAGACCTCATTCGATGTGATCGTCATTGGCGCCGGGGTGATGGGTGCATCAATCGCAGCGGCCTTGGTGGAAAGAGGGCTGGACGTTGCCTTGCTTGAGCGCGGCATGGTCGCGGGCCAGGGCGCCACGCGCTATAGCGGCGGCATCGTGCGGGGTCTGGAGCTTGATCCGGCACTGCGTCCGCTCACCGCCAAAGGTGCCCACACCGGTGGAACGGGGATCGTTCACGCCCTATTCGAGCAATCGATGAAGCGCACCGGCGTTGCCTACATCGCCCGCTCTGAAGTGTGCGGCGCCTACCTTGACGCCATGGGTAGCGAAGACTCGTTGAATGTCGAGTTGCACGCCTCCGTTAATGCATTGGACAACGGGCGTTTCGCTCCGTATTGCGCGGGCGAATGCCTGCTTATCGAACGCAACGGCGGCATCGTCGACGCCCGCAGCAGTGTGCTCAACTTGTGCCGTTACGTGGGTGAAAAGGGCTTGATGCTGGACAACCTCGGCGTTGACGGGTGCGAGGAGGAGGACGGTCACGTCAAGGTTCACGCAGGCCTGCTGTGCCTTGAGGCTACGTGGGTGGTAGATGCGTGTGGTGCCAGTGGTTCCATTGCCCGGCCCGAGCACTCAGTGCACGCACGCACCATACCGTTCACCCGTTTCGCCTGCGATCAGGCGCCAAGCATGCCGATAATTGCGCACACCCTGAATACGTATCTGCTGCCATTGAGCCCGCACCTGGCGCAAGCCGGCGGCCAATATCGCAATCGCGCCGACTGTGCCAGTGAGCTGAACCTGGCTGTGATGGACAATGAGCGCGACGTCATGGAGCGCATGGCCAGGCTCGGTTACGGACCGCACTGCATGCCGTTGGTGACCAAAATCGCCAGCGACGCCTACACCGAAGATGGCCGTCCACTGATTGGCCGTTCCAGCCCCGACAGCCACATTTACCTGGCGACCGGATTTTGCGGGATTGGCTTCAAGATGGCGCCCAAGGTGGCTGAATTGCTGACGTATGAGCTGAGCGCTCACATGGCCGGGCTGCAAATCGATGTCGCTCACCGTTTGATGATGGAAGCCTATCTGCCTTCGCGGTTCGCTTCAGTGGTGATGTCGTGA